The Salinirubellus salinus genome segment CGGGGGCGACCGGCCGGTCGACCGGATCGCGCGTGTGGTCCGGGTCGGTCACGCGGACTCACCTTGGACCCGGACGCGGTCGAGGGCACCGACGACCGACGCCTCGTAGGCCGCCTGCAGCGTGTCGACGTCGAGCCGCGCTGTGATGGACGCCGGCCGTCCCCGTTCGGCGACGACGCCGTCGTCGAGCAGCAGCACCTCGTCGGCCGTCCGCTCGACGAGGGCCAGGTCGTGGGAGGTCAGCACCACGGCCGTGCCGGTGTCGGCGACCGCCCTGGCGACCTCGAAGACGCGAGGGCTCATCCCCGGGTCGAGGCCCGAGGCGGGCTCGTCGAGGACGACGACCGGCGGGGAGCCGATGGTGGCCTGCGCGATGCCGACCAGTCGCGTCATCCCGCCGGAGAGGGCGTCGACGCGGCGGTCGGCCGCATCCCCCAGTCCGACCCGGTCGAGGTGTTCCATGGCGTCTGCACGGTCCTCGCCCACCAGCGAGGCGTAGAACGCGAGCGTCTCGAGGACCGTGAAGCCGGGCCTGAACGAGGGGCGCTGGGGGAGGTACCCGATGGGTCGCGGGACGTCCGGGCCGCGGTACTCGACCGTGCCCGCGGTCGGCTCGTGTATCCCGGCGAGCGCCCGGAGCAACGTCGTCTTTCCCGTCCCGTTCGGCCCGATGAGGGCGGTCACGTCCCCGGCGGTGGCGGTGACCGAGACGTCCTCCAAGATCTGCAGGTCGCCGTAGGCGAACGCGAGCGACCTGGCTTCGAGCCGGACGTCGGGGTCGCCGGCTCCGAGTTCGTTCGTGGTGGCCGCGTCGGCCGGCCGCCCGCCCGGGGGGTCGGCACCGCGCTGGCCGGTCACCACCCCGCCGTCCGGCCGCCGAAGGGCGATGTCGGTGTCGTCGGTGCTTCGATTCCTCCGCGTAGGGTCGTCGTCTGTCATGGCTGTCTGCTCACGTGCTGTCGTGTCACTCCGGTCGTCCGCGTGGGTCGTCGGTCGTCATTCGTCGGTCACCGGCCGCCCGTCGCAGGCATAGGCCTCGTCGGCCCAGCCGGCGCGGTTGAGCAGGTCGGGGTTGTTCGGCTCGCAGGTCGGAGCGAGGTCCCTGATGCTCGCGCGCTGCATCCCCGAGACGGACTGCTGGAGCCCCGCGAGCGCCTCAAGAGCGGGTGCACGGGCGAGCGTCGCGGCCCCGTCGACCCGGTGGAGGCGGCCGTCGACGGGGTCCGTCGGCGAGTAGGCGCGACTCGGATGGGCGCCGTCGACGAGGCTGGTGCCACCCTGCCAGTAGTTGCCTCGGCCGTCGTGCGTCCAGATCCGGAGGGGACCCGGGCCGGCGGCCGCGTGGCGGTCGTTGGCGACGAAGTCGTTCCCGAAGACGCGGTTCGTCGGGAGGATCGCCGCGTCTTTCGCGCCGAGTTCGTTGCCGGCGAAGACGTTCGCCTCGTAGATGGAGGCGCCGGCTTCCATGCGCAGGCCGACGTCGTTGTCCTCGAAGACGTTCCGTGCGACGTAGGACTCCGTGCCGCCGACGTAGGCGCCCGTGTCCGCCCCGGAGATGTGGTTGCCGACGAAGGCGTTCCGTTCCGGGCCGGTCATCACGTAGATGCCGGTGTCCTCGACGTCCTCGATGCGGTTGTCCGCGAGCAACGCGCCGTCGGTGTGCATCAGGTGGACGCCGAGGACGTCGTCGCTGATGGCGTTCTCCCTGACCACCGCGCCCGCGGCGCGGTAGAGGTAGACCGAGTCCCGGCCGGCGGTGAGCGTCGACGACTCGACGACGCCCGGCGAGCGGAACAGCATCACCCCGGCGTACCCGGCGGTCCCACGGGCCTCGACCGTGACGTCGGCGTTCCTGACGACCGCGCCTGGACTCTCGCGCAGGATGATGCCGTTGGCCGGCGTCTCGATGTCGACGTCGACGATGGAGACCCGGTCGGCCAGGTGCGCCGTGATGCCGGCGTCGGCGCCCGCGTAGCTCACCGTGAGCCAGTCGTACTCCGTGTTGGTCGCCTTACCCGGCAGCTCCTGTGCGCCCCGGTCGAGCGTGCCGACGCCGCGGATCGACACGTTTCGAATCCCCACGTCGGGGGCGGTGACGGTCACGACCGACCCGTTCCCGTCGCCATTGAGCACCACGTCACCCTCGCCGGCCAGCGTGACGGACCGATCGATCACCAAGGTCTCGTCGTAGGTCCCGTCTGGGACGAGGACGGTGGTGTTCGCCGGTGCCGTGTCGACGCCGGCCTGTATCGTGTCGACGTCCTCGCCGACGACGACGGAGACCGAGCGGTCGGCGTGGCTGCTCGCGTTCGCGACGACGCGGTCGGCCCACGCCTGCTGTCGGTCGACGCGGTCGCGGACGGTCGTGGCGTCGTCGCGGTCGAACGACGTGTCGAGAATCGCCTCCCAGGAGCGGACCGAGCCGCCGTACTCGGCGGCGAAGGCCGCGGCGTCCGCGCGGTCGGCGAACGACGGCACCGCCGGTGCCGTCGGCGTCCGTGCCTCGCTGCCGACGACGTACCACGCGTCCGGCGCGCGGACCCACGCCGGCTGGCGGTCGACCGTCGGGTTCCCCTCGTCGTTCAGTTCGACGCCCGTGTCCCCGTAGTCCGTGACGTAGATGGCGAGCGGGTAGCCGAACCGCT includes the following:
- a CDS encoding ABC transporter ATP-binding protein, translated to MTDDDPTRRNRSTDDTDIALRRPDGGVVTGQRGADPPGGRPADAATTNELGAGDPDVRLEARSLAFAYGDLQILEDVSVTATAGDVTALIGPNGTGKTTLLRALAGIHEPTAGTVEYRGPDVPRPIGYLPQRPSFRPGFTVLETLAFYASLVGEDRADAMEHLDRVGLGDAADRRVDALSGGMTRLVGIAQATIGSPPVVVLDEPASGLDPGMSPRVFEVARAVADTGTAVVLTSHDLALVERTADEVLLLDDGVVAERGRPASITARLDVDTLQAAYEASVVGALDRVRVQGESA
- a CDS encoding NosD domain-containing protein — its product is MDERVRGLVLVGVALTAVLAVGAVFGMETGAGSPDPVAFEDTVTVGLTLDETYGLDDRPAVELPKVQVFYSQYEYVVGYYGVDAYVEAASQAGHEQRFGYPLAIYVTDYGDTGVELNDEGNPTVDRQPAWVRAPDAWYVVGSEARTPTAPAVPSFADRADAAAFAAEYGGSVRSWEAILDTSFDRDDATTVRDRVDRQQAWADRVVANASSHADRSVSVVVGEDVDTIQAGVDTAPANTTVLVPDGTYDETLVIDRSVTLAGEGDVVLNGDGNGSVVTVTAPDVGIRNVSIRGVGTLDRGAQELPGKATNTEYDWLTVSYAGADAGITAHLADRVSIVDVDIETPANGIILRESPGAVVRNADVTVEARGTAGYAGVMLFRSPGVVESSTLTAGRDSVYLYRAAGAVVRENAISDDVLGVHLMHTDGALLADNRIEDVEDTGIYVMTGPERNAFVGNHISGADTGAYVGGTESYVARNVFEDNDVGLRMEAGASIYEANVFAGNELGAKDAAILPTNRVFGNDFVANDRHAAAGPGPLRIWTHDGRGNYWQGGTSLVDGAHPSRAYSPTDPVDGRLHRVDGAATLARAPALEALAGLQQSVSGMQRASIRDLAPTCEPNNPDLLNRAGWADEAYACDGRPVTDE